The Prochlorococcus marinus CUG1417 genome includes the window ATCCCCAATCAATTGTTTTGTTAAAGGGTCCAATTGGGGCTGGGAAAACTTCATTTGTTCAAGGCATTGCTAAAGGCTTATCAATCTCTGAGGACATTACAAGCCCTACATTTGCTTTGTCGCATCACTATAACTCCGGAAAAATTCCGCTCATTCACCTTGATTTATACAGGTTAGAAAATGTTTCTTCGGCAAAAGAATTTTTTTTTTCAGAAGAAGAAGAGGCCATACAAAAACAGGCTATTTTAGTTATTGAATGGCCAGAATTAATAGAAACAGTTATTGATGATTTTTGGAAAATAGAAATTAGATACGCTAAAAATTATGGTAGACACTACGAGATAAGAGATCCCAAAAATTTATTAACCTTCTCATAATATGGCTGTTGCTCGATAGCCCCTTCACCAAGGCAAGTTAATAAGCCACAAACACTTGCGAACATAATGCAATCTTTTATCTCAAGTTCATTCGTAGGATATCCAGAAGAAATTAATTTTGAAATTAAACCAGCTAGAAAAGCATCACCTGCGCCAGTTGTATCAACAATTTTTTGTGAAGTAGGAGTTTCGGTAATTCCCTGCAATCCATTGATATACCATGAAACAGGATTTTTCCCATCGGTTATTATTACATCTGGTCTATTGGACAATTGTTGAGATATTAGCAAGGGATTTTCATCCTCAAAAAACAAAGTTGATTCTTCCTTAGCAAGTTTTAAGACATTTGCATGATTTAAAAATTTCTTGATTAAATCAACTCTCGCGGCTTCACTAATTTCCAATGAAAAACTTGCATAATCCCAAAATACCTCTCTCCAATTCAAATCAATAACAATTCTTACTTCAAATTTTTTAGCCTGTTCAAGAAGAAAAAAAATAGTCTCTGCTGATATTGGAGATGATAATAAGATCGTTCCGGTAACCAAATATTTTGTTTCTAAAAAAGATTTCTCCAAATTTAAAATTTCTTTTTCGATCAATTTCTTACTGATAACTTCGTCTGCGAAGCATGAATAAGAACTTTCCTCAAAGCCTGAAAAAAAACGATCTCCAAATTGATCTCTATCTACATTCACCACGCGAGTAGATGAATCATTATCTATTTGCAAGAAATCTAGATTAACGCCCAATTCATTAAATTGCGAAATAAATTTTTTTCCATAATCATCACTACCCAAACTTCCTATAAATGTTGAATCTATTTTTAATTTTCTTAATGCACAGGCAACATTAGCAGGCGCACCGCCCAAAAAATCTGTAAATCCCTGATTTGATTTATTTCTGATTCTGTCTATTAAAGCCTCTCCAATACATACGACCTTATTCTTTTCCATAAAATAAACGCTTTCCTTAATTAAGAATAATTTAATAAAAACGAATAATTTTTTTTTGAATTAAAGTTTAATTAAAAGCATATTCATAGTGTCTTTAAATAAATCTAAAACTTGGAAGTGGAAAAATTGGGAAATTTCTTGGTCTTTATCAAAAGAATCTACTTCTGAAAAAAATATTAAAATTTTATTAGTTCATGGATTTGGAGCATCAAAAAACCACTGGAGACATAATCAAGATTTTCTTGGTAAATTTTCTAACTGCTACGCAATTGACTTGTTAGGATTTGGTAAAAGCAGCCAACCTAGTGCTTTATTAAATTACGAACCTGATAGAGAAAATTCAATTAAATATTCATTTGACTTATGGGGTAATCAAATATCAACATTTTGTACAGAGGTAATTAAATCTCCTGTTTACTTGGTAGGAAATTCAATTGGTGGTGTTATTGCATTGAAAGCTGCTGAAATGCTTAAGAATAATTGCAAAGGGGTCATTTTGATAGATTGTGCACAAAGAACGATGGATGATAAACGTTTAAAAAAAAGTGATATCTTAATGAATCTACTTAGACCTGTCCTTAAAACGATAGTTAGACAAAGAATAATTAGTAATACACTTTTTACAAGAGCTGCTAATCCAAAAGTTATAAAGAAAATACTTGAACAAGCTTACCCTTCAGGAAAAAATATAGATAAAGAATTGATTGAAATACTTTATCAACCCTCGCAAAGGAAAAATTCTAAAGAAGCATTTCGTGGCTTCATTAACTTATTTGATGATTATCTTGCTACTGATCTTTTCGATAAAGTTGATGCTCCAATCCAATTAATTTGGGGTGAAAAAGATCCTTGGGAATCTTTAAATGAAGCAAGAGAGTGGCAGAAAAAATTCAGGAATATTAAGAGATTAGATATTATTAATGGGGCTGGTCACTGTCCTCATGATGAAGAGCCTGAAGAAACAAATAAGTTAATATCTGAATTCCTTCAGGAAATAAAATAGGCTTCTACGTTATCACTAAGTCTTCTCAATCCTCTTAATCCATCTCGTTCTAGATTTCTTACTCTATCTCTACTTATACCTAGAACCCTGCCTATGCCTGTAAGAGACATTGGCTCATCACCGTCCATCCCATATCTCATTCTTAAAACCCTACATTGTAGGTCTGGTAATTGATGCAAAAGAGAATGAAGATCACCTCTCATGCAGTCCATTTCTATTTGTTCATCAGGCAAATCCTCACCACCTGCTAGTAAATCTAATAAAACGGTGTCTTCACCATCACCTACTTTAGTTTCAAGACTAACTGGCTGCCCTGCTTTACACATCAAATCTTTAACGTCTTCCTCAGGGAGTTCAACATATTTAGCAAGTTCGCTTACTGTAGGGGTTCTAGAAAGTTCTTGACTTAACTCTCTTTGACCTTTTTTCAACTTATTTAACATTTCAGTAATGTGAATTGGTAGCCTAATTGCCCTACTTTTTTCCGCTATTGCTCTAGTAATACCCTGTCGAATCCACCAGTATGCGTAAGTCGAGAACTTGTAACCTCTAGCTGGATCAAATTTTTCTACCCCTCTTACCAGTCCTATCGTTCCCTCTTGGATTAGATCTAGTAATTCCATGTTTCTTTTAGTGTATTTTTTTGCAACACTTACTACTAACCTTAAGTTAGCTGCAACCATTCTTTCTTTAGCTCTCTGCCCTGCTCTCAATCTTTTTTTTATTATGGAAGTGGTTAAATTTAATTTGCTTGATAATTCCTCGATACTTGGCTTATCTCCTGTTAATTCATAAATTTCCAATTCTGCCCTTTCAACTTGCATATATTCTTGGACCTGCCTACCAAGAGTAATTTCTTGCTCATGAGATAATAGTGGAACTCTCCCTATATCTCTCAAATAAGATCTGACTAGATCAACATCATTACTAGCTTTTAAAGTCGATATTGCTGTCAATTTATTCTCACTTAATGTTTCGGTAGACATGAAAGTTGAATGTTGTTTTGTAAACAATACCATTAAGAAATGTAAAGTTAAACCAAAAAAGCCCCAATTTTACAAAAATGAGAATAAATACCTAGTCGATCTAGACTGAAGAGCTACTTAATAGCCATCTTGCAGTACTTAAATAAATAAATACACCAGCAATATCGGTAACAGTAGTTATGAAAGGAGAGGACATTAAAGCTGGATCTAATCTCATTCTTTCAAATAATAAAGGAAGAATAGCACCTGTTGTAGCAGCTAAAGTTGTTATGGATATTAAGCTTATTCCTACCGCATATGCTATTAAAGGACCTTCTCCTTGCCACCAAGCAAAAGGAAAAACTACCACCATCATCAAAACACCTAAAAGAGCTCCAGTTATTGCCTCCTTTAATACAGCCTTTATGGCACCAAGAGACTTTATTTTTTGAGTACTTAAACCTCTAATGACGACTGTTGAACTTTGCGCTCCAACATTTCCCCCAGTACCTATGAGTAATGGAATAAATGCTGCAAGAAGAACTATTTCTTTTAATATTTGATCATTCATTGCAATAACTTTTGTCGTCAAACCATTAGCAAAAACCAAAATTAAAAGCCATAAAATTCTTCGCCGAACTATCGTAAACAAACTACTTTGAAAATAATCATCTTCATCGCCAGGCTGGACAGCTCCTGCCGCATAAATATCTCTTGTTGCTTCTTGCTCTATAACATCAATTAAATCATCGACAGTGACAATACCAACAAGTCTTTTTTCTTTATCAACTACTGGGAGCGCTAAAAAATCATATCTTTGAATTGCTCTTGCAACCTCCTCTTGATTTGTATTAGTAGAGATATTAACTACATCTTTTGTCATGACATCTCCAATTGGCTTAGATGGATCAGCAGTTACAAGATCTCTCAAGGAAAGAATACCCGTTAAATGTCTTTCTTTGTCAGTAACGTATAAGCTATAAATTGTTTCTGTAAATGGAGCTCTTTTTCTGACTAAAGAAAGAGCCTCAGCCGCTGTTTGCATCTCTTTTAGATCTATGAATTCCGTTGTCATTAATCTTCCAGCAGTTTCAGGCTCATATCCAAGTAATTCAGCTGTTACTTTTCTTTCACCAGGACTAAGGGCAGATAAGAATTTTCGCACAACTTTTGCAGGTAATTCGTCAAAAAGTTGGACCCTATCATCAGGAGACATTTTTTCAACGATTTCTAAAACTTCTCCTGAACGAAGTCTGTCTAACAAAGTTTGCTGAACTATTGGATCTAAATATTCATAAACCTCAATTGCCTCATTTTTCTTTAACAATCTAAATGCAAGTGCCTGCAATATTAATGGAAGGCTTCCAATAGCATCTGCGATATCAACAGGCTGGGAAGGTTCTAAAAGCAACTTTGCCTCATCATAATTGCCTGCCACTAGCAATTCTTCAAGTTGAATAGTAATGTTTTCCCTTATACTTAAATCTGAAGATAAGGATGTAACCGTTTCGAGATTATTTTCATTCATAAATATAAATCCCTCGTCAAAGTAACAACACCATTATATGAAATTTAAGTCATTTTTCTACTTATCCAATACCCAAAATACATTGTAAATAAATTTACAATAATAATGATATTGAAGAAAAATATAAATTTTATCCAATTTCCCTCATTAAGTATTTTATACAAAAAATATATGAATCCGCTAAAAGAGGTAAAACACGAAAAAAAACCACTAAAAAAAATCTTTTTTTTAAGGCAACTTAATTTTTTTGCTGCAACAAAACCAAAAAACAACGATCCAATTAATGAAACAATGAAATTATTATTTATAAGTATCCTTAAGAAAGTAGCTAAATAACAAGCCAGAAGAATGTATAAGCAACTTTTTATTTTCATTGAATAGTTTGCACTAAATAATAACCTAAATAAAAGCAAATAAAAGATAGAATTATCACCTCTATATAGTGAAAAAATAAACGCGTAAATTGCTTCTTTTTTAATAAAGCAAATAGTTGATATACAAAAGAAGAAAATGTACTGAAACTGCCTAAAAATCCAGTATAAAATAAGAATAATTTATTGTTATTAACAAAATTTAATGCAACTAAAATTCCTAAAAAAAAAGACGCTATAAAGTTTACTACTGAAGTATTTTGAATATAAAATCCTATATTAATTTTGAAATTATTTTGTATAAAAATCCTTAGTATTAATCCAAAAGTACTCCCAAATAAAACAAAAATTATTGAGTTTGAATTAATATACAAAACTTACATTTTTATCCAGCCTTTTGTAATTTTATTAGGATCATCTAATAAAACATTAGAAGCTAATTCCACCTTAACCCAAATTTCATTTTTGCTGACTTTCCAATTACGTAAAACTGATAAAGTAGTACCTATATCAAGGACTAATAATTCTTTTGCATAAATTTTCGGGAAAGAATAAAGACAAGTATTGGAACTCAATATAATTTCTTTTGTGTTGGTGGGTAAGTTATTTTGAGTTAAACTTTTTTGAATACCACCAGCAGGCAATGTAACTGGAGCTATTAAAGCAAAAGTAATCAAGCAAAAATTCTTAA containing:
- a CDS encoding fluoride efflux transporter FluC — encoded protein: MYINSNSIIFVLFGSTFGLILRIFIQNNFKINIGFYIQNTSVVNFIASFFLGILVALNFVNNNKLFLFYTGFLGSFSTFSSFVYQLFALLKKKQFTRLFFHYIEVIILSFICFYLGYYLVQTIQ
- a CDS encoding alpha/beta fold hydrolase; the protein is MSLNKSKTWKWKNWEISWSLSKESTSEKNIKILLVHGFGASKNHWRHNQDFLGKFSNCYAIDLLGFGKSSQPSALLNYEPDRENSIKYSFDLWGNQISTFCTEVIKSPVYLVGNSIGGVIALKAAEMLKNNCKGVILIDCAQRTMDDKRLKKSDILMNLLRPVLKTIVRQRIISNTLFTRAANPKVIKKILEQAYPSGKNIDKELIEILYQPSQRKNSKEAFRGFINLFDDYLATDLFDKVDAPIQLIWGEKDPWESLNEAREWQKKFRNIKRLDIINGAGHCPHDEEPEETNKLISEFLQEIK
- the tsaE gene encoding tRNA (adenosine(37)-N6)-threonylcarbamoyltransferase complex ATPase subunit type 1 TsaE, whose amino-acid sequence is MFVENLKETLDLGKKLSHKLNPQSIVLLKGPIGAGKTSFVQGIAKGLSISEDITSPTFALSHHYNSGKIPLIHLDLYRLENVSSAKEFFFSEEEEAIQKQAILVIEWPELIETVIDDFWKIEIRYAKNYGRHYEIRDPKNLLTFS
- the mgtE gene encoding magnesium transporter; this encodes MNENNLETVTSLSSDLSIRENITIQLEELLVAGNYDEAKLLLEPSQPVDIADAIGSLPLILQALAFRLLKKNEAIEVYEYLDPIVQQTLLDRLRSGEVLEIVEKMSPDDRVQLFDELPAKVVRKFLSALSPGERKVTAELLGYEPETAGRLMTTEFIDLKEMQTAAEALSLVRKRAPFTETIYSLYVTDKERHLTGILSLRDLVTADPSKPIGDVMTKDVVNISTNTNQEEVARAIQRYDFLALPVVDKEKRLVGIVTVDDLIDVIEQEATRDIYAAGAVQPGDEDDYFQSSLFTIVRRRILWLLILVFANGLTTKVIAMNDQILKEIVLLAAFIPLLIGTGGNVGAQSSTVVIRGLSTQKIKSLGAIKAVLKEAITGALLGVLMMVVVFPFAWWQGEGPLIAYAVGISLISITTLAATTGAILPLLFERMRLDPALMSSPFITTVTDIAGVFIYLSTARWLLSSSSV
- a CDS encoding carbohydrate kinase family protein; its protein translation is MEKNKVVCIGEALIDRIRNKSNQGFTDFLGGAPANVACALRKLKIDSTFIGSLGSDDYGKKFISQFNELGVNLDFLQIDNDSSTRVVNVDRDQFGDRFFSGFEESSYSCFADEVISKKLIEKEILNLEKSFLETKYLVTGTILLSSPISAETIFFLLEQAKKFEVRIVIDLNWREVFWDYASFSLEISEAARVDLIKKFLNHANVLKLAKEESTLFFEDENPLLISQQLSNRPDVIITDGKNPVSWYINGLQGITETPTSQKIVDTTGAGDAFLAGLISKLISSGYPTNELEIKDCIMFASVCGLLTCLGEGAIEQQPYYEKVNKFLGSLIS
- a CDS encoding RpoD/SigA family RNA polymerase sigma factor codes for the protein MSTETLSENKLTAISTLKASNDVDLVRSYLRDIGRVPLLSHEQEITLGRQVQEYMQVERAELEIYELTGDKPSIEELSSKLNLTTSIIKKRLRAGQRAKERMVAANLRLVVSVAKKYTKRNMELLDLIQEGTIGLVRGVEKFDPARGYKFSTYAYWWIRQGITRAIAEKSRAIRLPIHITEMLNKLKKGQRELSQELSRTPTVSELAKYVELPEEDVKDLMCKAGQPVSLETKVGDGEDTVLLDLLAGGEDLPDEQIEMDCMRGDLHSLLHQLPDLQCRVLRMRYGMDGDEPMSLTGIGRVLGISRDRVRNLERDGLRGLRRLSDNVEAYFIS